A single genomic interval of Methyloceanibacter caenitepidi harbors:
- a CDS encoding PQQ-dependent dehydrogenase, methanol/ethanol family: MKFEKLGLGIGLTAALLLAPVSVMADQSASAEIDERAKDPDLWPAPGRDNQLTRHSPLKDINTENVGKLGMIWAQSMNSLRGQEGQPIVIKLEDGTPMMYFVSGCPSMPLCNVVQALDLTDPDNPKQIWNYVKKTDRDESAIPRACCDTVNRGLNYAKGKVVFHTLDGFVIALDGKTGKEIWTVKHAYPEHGETHTGPTMIAENLVLAGFGGDEFAARGRITAYNIEDGSEVWSCHSTGSDKDVCLTADTNKANPHYGSYGKDLGVVTYPKDEWKIGGGSPWAWFSYDPELKMIYYSTGNPGHWSPGLRCGLEGEDHTHEKCNEFDPDLTSGKFDNKWSMTIFGRKVDTGEAVFAYQMTPFDQWDYDGVNENILVNMEVDGKDRKTLVHFDRNGFAYVLDRVDGTLLRANKFVTVDWAEKVDLKTGRPIKVKEHSPFDIGVNTSACPSAMGGKDQQPCAIDPKEGNIAYCPTNNWCMEDEPQERTHTQQGTVYVFANVYMYPEKPGVTGKFKKFDVLTGKTLWEIPDPYPNWGGAAVTDGGLVFYGSLGGDFRAVDRKTGKVLWSRKLGSGIIGNPITYKIDGKQYVSVHSGIGGWIGLPVTAGLDMSDKFGAIGATAMAKATGLSNIPQGGTVTTFRLLD; the protein is encoded by the coding sequence ATGAAGTTTGAGAAACTAGGCCTAGGTATTGGCCTGACAGCCGCGCTTCTGCTCGCGCCGGTGTCGGTGATGGCGGACCAGTCCGCATCAGCCGAGATCGACGAACGAGCAAAAGATCCGGACCTTTGGCCCGCGCCGGGTCGCGACAACCAGCTGACGCGTCACAGCCCGCTGAAAGACATCAACACGGAAAATGTCGGCAAGCTTGGGATGATCTGGGCGCAATCGATGAATTCGCTGCGCGGCCAGGAAGGCCAGCCCATCGTCATCAAGCTGGAAGACGGCACGCCCATGATGTATTTCGTGAGCGGTTGCCCGTCGATGCCGCTCTGCAACGTCGTGCAGGCGCTTGACCTGACGGATCCGGATAATCCGAAGCAGATCTGGAACTACGTGAAGAAGACCGATCGTGACGAATCGGCCATCCCGCGCGCCTGCTGCGACACGGTCAACCGAGGTCTGAACTACGCCAAGGGCAAGGTCGTGTTCCACACACTGGACGGCTTCGTCATTGCGCTGGACGGCAAGACCGGCAAGGAGATCTGGACGGTCAAGCACGCCTATCCTGAGCACGGTGAGACCCACACGGGCCCGACGATGATTGCCGAGAACCTGGTTCTGGCCGGCTTCGGCGGTGACGAGTTCGCCGCTCGCGGCCGCATCACGGCCTACAACATTGAGGACGGCAGCGAAGTATGGAGCTGTCATTCGACGGGGTCGGACAAGGATGTCTGCCTGACGGCCGACACCAACAAGGCCAACCCGCATTACGGGTCGTATGGCAAGGATCTCGGCGTCGTCACCTATCCGAAAGATGAGTGGAAGATCGGCGGCGGCTCGCCTTGGGCGTGGTTCAGCTACGACCCCGAGCTGAAGATGATCTATTACTCCACGGGCAACCCCGGTCACTGGAGCCCCGGCCTTCGCTGCGGCCTCGAAGGTGAGGATCATACGCACGAGAAGTGCAACGAGTTCGATCCCGACCTGACCTCCGGCAAGTTCGACAACAAGTGGTCGATGACGATCTTCGGCCGCAAGGTTGATACCGGTGAGGCTGTGTTCGCTTACCAGATGACCCCGTTCGACCAGTGGGACTATGACGGCGTCAACGAGAACATCCTCGTGAACATGGAAGTCGACGGGAAAGACCGTAAGACGCTGGTGCACTTCGATCGCAACGGCTTCGCTTACGTTCTCGACCGGGTCGACGGCACGCTCCTTCGCGCCAATAAGTTCGTCACGGTGGATTGGGCGGAGAAGGTCGATCTGAAGACCGGCCGTCCGATCAAGGTGAAGGAGCATTCGCCCTTCGACATCGGCGTGAACACCTCGGCGTGTCCGTCTGCCATGGGCGGTAAAGATCAGCAGCCCTGCGCAATCGATCCCAAGGAAGGAAACATTGCGTACTGCCCGACCAACAACTGGTGCATGGAGGACGAACCCCAGGAGCGTACGCATACGCAACAGGGCACGGTCTACGTGTTCGCGAACGTGTACATGTATCCAGAGAAGCCCGGTGTGACCGGCAAGTTCAAGAAGTTCGACGTGCTGACCGGTAAGACGCTCTGGGAAATCCCGGATCCGTATCCGAACTGGGGTGGCGCTGCCGTGACCGACGGCGGCCTCGTCTTCTACGGCTCGCTCGGCGGTGACTTCCGCGCGGTCGACCGCAAGACCGGCAAGGTCCTGTGGAGCCGCAAGCTTGGCTCCGGCATCATCGGCAACCCGATCACTTACAAGATCGACGGGAAGCAGTACGTGTCGGTGCATTCGGGTATCGGCGGCTGGATCGGCCTTCCGGTCACCGCGGGTCTCGACATGAGCGACAAGTTCGGTGCGATCGGCGCGACGGCGATGGCGAAAGCCACTGGCCTGAGCAACATCCCGCAGGGTGGAACGGTCACCACCTTCAGACTCCTCGACTAG
- a CDS encoding quinoprotein dehydrogenase-associated putative ABC transporter substrate-binding protein: MTHRLSCTAVCAAFLLFSGSAIATVQAKEAVRPEETSQAKDKPQANETAEFLSQGFANKTYDELTSAELTEAKAVARKMKIDSLRVCADPGNLPLSNDKREGFDNKIIDIVAKELGAKMTYFWRPQIDRGLTRQTFDNHECDVLLGMPAGYESVLTTIPIYRAPYVFVTREEDGIDIEDLDDPRLKELRFGVYQHSGLRLALAKHGITGGLDVHVLSHDADLEPEKQPWRQVQQVVDGELDIAGVFGPFAGFLKTMRGEKIAIQPANLMDDNIPLEFSLALGVQPTNVVLKYMLDDALERGRDEIKKVLTAYGVPLVQCSNCVVSGDIPSHGTYFTDRQEKARRLYLSSLSENRDGLAKDKASADQVVTEERLDQWLDDGADLNEELSNAVIGTDRERAAFLLDRGADINALNLMGLAPLHTAARERDSEMIALLLERGADPNQLDRDGWTPLLHAAFRNHVPSIETLAKGGADLDKAAPSGATPLAIAIMEAKFFAANALMDAGAKLDEPVGAEKLTPLMMVATQPLKSGRAARFNQGASSVDVARRLIEGGADVDARSTKGVTPLMIAATHNNPPLIGLLLQAGADPEVKTPGGQTALDIAKANQSDAAVLQLELPAKIPGPRTNRSERGAEETPEKSSAAMMEVK, encoded by the coding sequence TTGACCCACCGACTTTCCTGCACCGCCGTCTGCGCGGCGTTTCTGCTTTTCTCAGGCAGCGCAATCGCGACTGTTCAGGCCAAAGAAGCCGTGCGGCCCGAGGAAACGTCACAGGCCAAAGACAAGCCACAGGCCAACGAGACAGCCGAATTCCTCAGTCAGGGCTTTGCCAACAAGACCTATGACGAGCTGACCTCCGCCGAACTGACGGAGGCCAAGGCGGTCGCGCGCAAGATGAAGATCGACTCGCTGCGCGTTTGCGCCGACCCCGGCAACCTGCCCCTGTCCAACGACAAGAGGGAGGGCTTCGACAACAAGATCATCGACATCGTCGCGAAGGAACTCGGCGCCAAGATGACCTATTTCTGGCGGCCACAGATCGACCGTGGCCTGACCCGTCAGACCTTTGACAATCATGAGTGCGACGTGCTCTTGGGCATGCCGGCTGGCTATGAAAGCGTTCTGACCACGATCCCCATTTATCGAGCCCCGTACGTATTCGTCACCCGCGAGGAAGACGGTATCGACATCGAAGATCTGGACGATCCGCGCCTGAAGGAGCTCCGCTTCGGCGTCTACCAGCACTCCGGTCTACGCCTTGCGCTCGCCAAGCACGGCATCACCGGCGGCTTGGACGTGCATGTTCTCAGCCACGACGCGGACCTGGAACCCGAGAAACAGCCCTGGCGGCAAGTCCAGCAGGTCGTCGACGGGGAGCTCGATATCGCCGGCGTGTTCGGTCCGTTCGCGGGCTTCCTCAAGACCATGCGCGGCGAGAAGATCGCCATTCAGCCCGCCAATTTGATGGATGACAACATACCGCTCGAGTTCAGCCTCGCGCTCGGTGTCCAGCCGACCAATGTCGTGCTGAAATACATGCTGGACGATGCGCTGGAACGCGGCCGCGACGAGATCAAGAAGGTCTTGACCGCATACGGCGTGCCGCTCGTGCAATGCAGCAACTGCGTCGTGTCGGGCGACATTCCCTCTCACGGCACCTATTTCACCGACCGGCAGGAGAAGGCGCGCAGACTCTATTTGTCGTCGCTGTCGGAGAACCGCGATGGGCTGGCGAAAGACAAGGCCTCCGCCGACCAGGTTGTCACGGAAGAGCGTCTCGACCAATGGCTCGACGACGGCGCCGACCTCAACGAAGAACTCAGCAACGCTGTTATCGGCACCGACCGGGAGCGCGCCGCCTTCTTGCTCGACCGCGGCGCCGACATAAACGCGCTCAATCTCATGGGGCTGGCGCCACTGCACACCGCAGCACGCGAAAGGGATTCAGAGATGATCGCCTTGCTGCTCGAACGGGGCGCCGATCCCAACCAACTCGATCGAGACGGGTGGACGCCGTTGCTGCATGCCGCGTTCCGCAATCACGTGCCGTCCATCGAGACGCTGGCGAAGGGCGGGGCCGATTTGGACAAAGCCGCCCCCAGCGGCGCGACGCCGCTGGCAATCGCCATCATGGAAGCCAAGTTCTTCGCCGCCAACGCGCTCATGGACGCGGGCGCGAAGCTGGACGAGCCGGTGGGCGCGGAAAAGCTAACCCCCCTCATGATGGTTGCCACGCAACCCCTGAAGTCGGGGCGTGCCGCTCGCTTCAATCAGGGTGCCAGTTCCGTCGATGTCGCCCGCCGGCTCATAGAAGGCGGTGCAGACGTCGATGCGCGAAGCACGAAGGGCGTGACACCGCTCATGATCGCCGCCACGCACAACAACCCGCCCCTGATCGGTCTCTTGCTCCAGGCCGGTGCCGATCCAGAGGTGAAGACGCCCGGCGGTCAAACGGCGCTCGATATCGCCAAGGCCAATCAGAGCGATGCTGCGGTTCTCCAGCTCGAACTCCCGGCCAAGATACCTGGGCCGCGCACCAACAGGTCCGAGCGCGGCGCGGAAGAAACGCCCGAGAAGTCGTCCGCGGCCATGATGGAGGTGAAATGA
- a CDS encoding ABC transporter substrate-binding protein, translated as MRLATASLNLAIAAISIALLTPALATKQPGKGASQPAEESRAARKPQVPQPDTVVDIVYLGKQYEEPIPLSLMEPVLTDKGIQGARLGILDNNATARFLGVETVLTEHIVPEDGDVAAEAKRLLADGPRLIVADLEPADLLAVADLPEAQESLILNMRSADDRLRQVNCRANIVHIVPNWAMRADALAQYLVWKKWPRWMIVKGTTPQDDDYAEAVKRAAKRFGGKVVDERTYEFEAGSRRVESGHQQIQSQIPMVTQNAPAHDVVFVIDTAEAFGLYFMYRTADPDPVVGTHGLTASIWHRAFEQWGGMSLQSAFQEQAGRSMTEPDYAGWLAVRTLGEAAARSKRRDVESLRDYIFSDKFRVAGFKGQKMTVRPWDHQLRQPILIMGPQALVSLSPQEGFLHQHFPTDTLGFDEPETDCRFPENAAPETTVQR; from the coding sequence ATGAGATTGGCAACGGCCAGCTTGAACCTTGCCATCGCCGCGATCTCGATCGCATTACTCACGCCTGCGCTCGCCACGAAGCAACCGGGTAAAGGCGCTTCCCAACCGGCCGAAGAGTCGCGGGCAGCCCGGAAGCCACAGGTACCGCAGCCGGACACGGTCGTGGACATCGTCTATCTCGGCAAGCAGTACGAGGAGCCGATCCCATTGTCGCTGATGGAGCCCGTCCTGACCGACAAGGGTATTCAAGGCGCCCGTCTCGGCATCCTCGATAACAATGCGACGGCGCGCTTTCTCGGCGTCGAGACAGTGCTGACGGAGCACATCGTGCCCGAAGATGGCGATGTCGCCGCCGAAGCCAAGAGACTGCTTGCAGACGGACCGCGACTGATCGTTGCCGATTTGGAGCCGGCGGACCTCCTCGCCGTGGCCGATCTTCCCGAGGCGCAAGAGTCGCTTATTCTGAACATGCGCTCCGCCGACGACCGGCTGCGGCAGGTGAATTGCCGCGCCAACATTGTCCACATCGTGCCCAATTGGGCCATGCGCGCGGACGCTCTTGCCCAATACCTCGTTTGGAAGAAATGGCCCAGATGGATGATCGTCAAAGGGACCACCCCGCAAGACGACGACTATGCCGAGGCCGTCAAGCGCGCGGCGAAGCGATTCGGCGGCAAGGTGGTCGACGAACGCACCTATGAGTTCGAGGCCGGTTCGCGGCGCGTCGAGTCCGGCCATCAGCAGATTCAGAGCCAGATCCCGATGGTCACGCAGAATGCGCCCGCTCACGACGTGGTCTTCGTCATCGATACGGCCGAGGCCTTCGGACTGTACTTCATGTACCGCACAGCGGATCCCGACCCGGTTGTCGGCACGCATGGTCTTACGGCCTCGATCTGGCACCGCGCCTTCGAGCAATGGGGCGGCATGTCTCTGCAAAGCGCCTTCCAGGAACAGGCGGGCCGCAGCATGACCGAGCCGGACTATGCGGGCTGGCTGGCCGTCCGCACGCTCGGCGAAGCCGCGGCGCGTTCCAAGAGGCGCGATGTGGAGTCCCTGCGCGACTACATCTTCTCGGACAAGTTCCGCGTGGCCGGCTTCAAGGGTCAGAAGATGACCGTGCGGCCCTGGGACCACCAACTGCGTCAGCCCATTTTGATCATGGGCCCGCAGGCGCTCGTGTCCCTCTCGCCGCAGGAGGGATTCCTGCATCAGCATTTCCCGACCGACACGCTCGGATTCGACGAGCCGGAAACGGACTGCCGTTTCCCTGAAAACGCCGCCCCCGAAACAACCGTCCAGAGATAG
- a CDS encoding PQQ-dependent catabolism-associated beta-propeller protein, translating into MKRRNAVMLAVAPAAMLAITPAYADKIFVSNERDNTVTVVDSESLEIIKTIATGRRPRGIVTGPDKTEVFVCVGDDDAVEVIDAESLEIVRTLDSGPDPELMDVSKDGKTIYIANEDDSMVTIMKPDSGELIVEVPVGVEPEGMRVSPDGAVTVATSESSSMAHFIDTEANELIANVLVDTRPRHAEWQPDGRNVWVSSEVGGTVAVIDGSTYETLKVIGFEIPGVSPEQIQPVGMRFSKDGRQAFVALGPANRVAVVNADTFEVEDYILVGQRPWHVEVAPDGSKLYVANGLTNDMTVVDLETLKPLKSVPVGRLPWGIAITP; encoded by the coding sequence ATGAAACGCCGCAACGCCGTCATGCTGGCCGTGGCGCCGGCCGCGATGCTCGCGATCACGCCGGCCTACGCCGATAAGATCTTCGTCTCCAATGAACGAGACAACACTGTCACGGTGGTCGACTCCGAGTCGTTGGAGATCATCAAGACGATCGCGACGGGGCGCCGCCCGCGCGGGATCGTCACGGGACCAGACAAGACGGAGGTGTTTGTGTGTGTCGGTGACGACGATGCCGTCGAGGTCATCGATGCAGAGTCGCTCGAGATCGTCCGCACCTTGGATTCGGGCCCCGACCCAGAGCTGATGGACGTGTCGAAGGACGGCAAGACCATTTACATCGCCAACGAGGACGATTCGATGGTGACGATCATGAAACCCGACTCAGGCGAGCTCATTGTCGAGGTTCCCGTCGGCGTCGAACCGGAGGGCATGCGAGTCAGCCCCGACGGCGCCGTGACGGTGGCGACGTCTGAAAGCTCGAGCATGGCGCATTTCATCGACACGGAAGCCAACGAGCTCATCGCCAACGTCCTCGTCGATACGCGGCCGCGCCACGCCGAGTGGCAACCGGACGGGAGGAACGTCTGGGTCTCCTCCGAAGTGGGCGGCACCGTTGCGGTCATCGACGGCAGCACCTACGAGACGCTCAAGGTGATCGGCTTCGAGATTCCCGGCGTATCGCCGGAGCAGATCCAGCCCGTCGGCATGCGGTTTTCCAAGGACGGCAGACAAGCCTTTGTCGCACTGGGGCCCGCCAACCGGGTCGCGGTGGTGAATGCCGACACGTTCGAAGTGGAGGACTATATCCTTGTGGGACAGCGCCCCTGGCACGTAGAGGTCGCTCCCGACGGGTCGAAACTCTACGTCGCGAACGGCCTCACCAACGACATGACCGTCGTCGATCTGGAGACGCTGAAGCCGCTGAAGTCGGTCCCGGTCGGGCGCCTGCCGTGGGGCATTGCGATCACGCCGTAG
- a CDS encoding YggT family protein codes for MVPLIGFIALVIDLFIWVVIASAILSWLIAFNVVNTNNRFVYSIADMLYRITEPALAPIRSFMPNLGGIDISPVILILILLFIRDVVLLGWLLPAFV; via the coding sequence ATGGTGCCTTTGATCGGATTCATTGCTCTTGTCATCGACCTCTTCATCTGGGTTGTCATTGCCAGCGCTATCTTGAGCTGGCTGATCGCCTTCAATGTCGTCAATACGAACAACCGCTTCGTCTACTCGATCGCGGACATGCTTTACCGCATCACCGAGCCGGCACTCGCGCCGATACGCAGCTTCATGCCCAATCTCGGCGGCATCGACATCTCGCCGGTGATCCTCATCCTCATTCTGTTGTTCATCCGCGACGTGGTGCTGCTGGGCTGGCTGCTGCCGGCTTTCGTGTAG
- a CDS encoding DUF167 family protein: MGESAQRPRAPQLKIRQTENGVAIAVRLTPKAARDAVEGIEEFGGDTVLKARVRAVPENGKANAALEALIAKWLDVPRSTVSVIQGAKARIKIVAIDGSAIGLSALVATRLTEFLKSDS, from the coding sequence ATGGGCGAAAGCGCCCAGCGGCCTCGCGCGCCGCAACTGAAAATCCGACAGACCGAAAACGGCGTCGCCATTGCCGTTCGGCTGACGCCGAAAGCCGCGCGGGATGCAGTGGAGGGCATCGAGGAGTTCGGGGGCGACACCGTACTGAAGGCGCGCGTGCGCGCCGTGCCGGAGAACGGCAAAGCAAATGCCGCGCTCGAGGCGCTGATCGCAAAATGGCTCGATGTGCCGCGCTCGACGGTTTCGGTGATTCAGGGCGCAAAGGCGCGCATCAAGATCGTTGCGATCGACGGCAGCGCCATCGGCCTGTCGGCCCTGGTCGCCACACGGCTCACCGAATTTCTAAAATCTGATTCTTAG
- the pyrF gene encoding orotidine-5'-phosphate decarboxylase, with the protein MATEHLAPKDRIVLALDVADLDEARRLVDALGDSVGVFKIGLELIYRGGLGFAEELAGEGRNVFLDAKLLDIEATVERATAAIAKTGAKFLTVHATDRKTLNAAVRGRGDSAMKLLGVTVLTNLDRADLGEQGIDMPPLALVQERARLAQDAGFDGIVASGKEAAALHERLRDFLIVTPGIRPAGADANDQARIVTPSDAIAAGANYLVIGRPITRAKDPRAAAEAIAAEIAAAS; encoded by the coding sequence ATGGCAACGGAGCACCTGGCACCCAAGGACCGCATCGTCCTGGCGCTTGACGTCGCCGATCTCGACGAGGCGCGGAGGCTTGTCGACGCGCTCGGCGACAGCGTGGGTGTGTTCAAGATCGGCCTCGAGTTGATCTATCGCGGCGGCCTCGGCTTCGCGGAGGAACTGGCCGGCGAGGGCCGCAACGTGTTTCTCGATGCCAAGCTGCTCGACATCGAAGCGACCGTGGAGCGCGCCACGGCGGCGATCGCCAAGACCGGCGCGAAGTTCCTCACCGTCCACGCGACGGATCGCAAGACTCTGAATGCGGCTGTGCGCGGGCGCGGCGACAGTGCGATGAAGCTGCTTGGCGTCACGGTGCTCACCAATCTCGACCGGGCGGACCTCGGCGAGCAAGGCATCGACATGCCTCCCTTGGCCCTCGTGCAAGAGCGGGCGAGGCTGGCGCAGGATGCGGGTTTCGACGGCATCGTGGCGTCCGGCAAGGAGGCCGCCGCGCTGCATGAGCGCCTGCGGGACTTTCTCATCGTCACGCCCGGCATCAGACCGGCGGGCGCCGATGCAAACGATCAGGCGCGGATCGTGACGCCTAGCGATGCGATCGCCGCCGGGGCGAATTACCTCGTGATCGGACGCCCGATCACGCGCGCGAAGGATCCGCGCGCAGCGGCGGAAGCGATCGCCGCGGAGATTGCCGCAGCAAGCTAA
- a CDS encoding NADPH-dependent FMN reductase: protein MRLLFFAGSAREGSHNKKLARLGQMIAEANGIEAVFADLADYHMPIYHGDLEDAEGVPERAQAFKALLGEYDGVMIVTPEYNSGIPPLLKNTLDWVSRVGTKPDVFQTRVFAVSGTSPGYYGAMRALLQLRQVLTIGLGATVIPQQMALPNAMKAFAEDGSLVDESQQKRFADVVEALAVAARKFAA from the coding sequence ATGCGGTTGTTGTTTTTCGCAGGGAGCGCTCGAGAGGGATCGCACAACAAGAAGCTGGCCCGTCTAGGGCAGATGATCGCCGAGGCCAACGGTATAGAGGCCGTATTCGCTGATCTCGCCGACTATCACATGCCGATCTATCACGGCGATCTTGAAGACGCCGAGGGCGTGCCAGAGAGGGCACAGGCTTTCAAGGCGCTGCTTGGCGAATACGATGGCGTCATGATCGTCACGCCAGAATACAATTCGGGCATCCCACCGCTCCTCAAGAACACGCTCGATTGGGTGAGCCGTGTCGGCACGAAGCCCGACGTGTTCCAAACCCGCGTATTCGCGGTCTCCGGCACCTCACCCGGCTATTATGGCGCCATGCGCGCGCTGCTGCAGCTGCGCCAGGTCCTGACGATTGGTCTTGGCGCAACTGTGATTCCGCAGCAAATGGCTCTGCCCAACGCGATGAAAGCCTTCGCCGAGGATGGTAGTCTGGTTGACGAGTCACAGCAGAAGCGGTTTGCCGACGTGGTCGAGGCCTTGGCGGTGGCGGCGCGGAAATTCGCCGCGTAG
- the dnaJ gene encoding molecular chaperone DnaJ has translation MAKQCYYEVLGVARGANDAEIKSAFRRLAKECHPDRHGGDETAEERFKVVNEAYEILKDPQRRAAYDRFGHAAFDGRSGFGGFGGGGGPHGFGSDFSESMSAMFDDLFGEFMGARRPRQRGGRERGADLRYNMQISLAEAYEGRTAQIRVPTGVTCEECSGSGAKPGTSPVTCRTCGGAGKVRASQGFFTIERSCPTCDGRGEVIEDPCTSCQGTGRVMRERTLSVTIPEGVEDGTRIRLAGEGEAGLRGGPPGDLYIFLAIKPHAFFQRDGADLFCRAPISMTTAALGGHIEVPTIDGGRSRVKIPEGSESGKQFRLKGKGMPVLRSKQQGDLYIQVEVETPKNLTRKQRELLRQFDEESNAETSPESSGFFARVKEFFDGIGE, from the coding sequence ATGGCGAAGCAGTGCTACTACGAAGTCCTCGGCGTTGCCCGCGGTGCCAATGACGCCGAGATCAAGAGCGCGTTCCGGCGCCTTGCGAAGGAATGTCACCCCGACCGCCATGGCGGGGATGAGACCGCGGAAGAACGTTTCAAGGTTGTCAACGAAGCCTATGAGATCCTGAAGGATCCGCAGCGCCGCGCGGCTTACGACCGGTTTGGCCATGCGGCCTTCGACGGACGGTCGGGCTTTGGCGGATTTGGCGGGGGCGGTGGCCCTCACGGCTTCGGCTCGGACTTTTCGGAATCCATGTCGGCGATGTTCGACGACCTGTTCGGCGAGTTCATGGGCGCGCGCCGGCCACGGCAACGCGGCGGCCGCGAGCGTGGCGCCGATCTCCGCTACAACATGCAAATTTCGCTGGCCGAGGCCTATGAAGGCCGCACGGCGCAGATCCGCGTTCCCACCGGCGTCACCTGCGAAGAGTGTTCCGGCTCGGGCGCCAAGCCGGGGACATCGCCGGTCACCTGCCGGACGTGCGGCGGCGCGGGCAAGGTCCGCGCGAGCCAGGGGTTTTTCACAATCGAACGGTCATGCCCCACTTGCGATGGCCGCGGCGAGGTTATCGAAGACCCTTGCACGAGCTGCCAGGGCACTGGGCGCGTGATGCGCGAGCGGACGCTGTCCGTGACCATCCCCGAGGGCGTTGAGGACGGCACGCGCATCCGGCTTGCCGGCGAGGGCGAGGCAGGCTTGCGCGGCGGACCGCCGGGAGATCTCTATATCTTCCTAGCCATCAAGCCTCACGCGTTTTTCCAGCGCGACGGTGCGGACCTGTTCTGCCGCGCGCCGATCTCCATGACGACGGCCGCGCTCGGCGGGCATATAGAAGTCCCGACGATCGACGGCGGACGCAGCCGCGTGAAGATTCCCGAGGGCAGCGAGAGCGGCAAACAGTTTCGCCTCAAGGGCAAAGGCATGCCCGTTCTGCGGTCCAAGCAGCAGGGCGACCTCTATATTCAGGTCGAGGTCGAAACACCGAAGAACCTCACGCGCAAACAGCGTGAACTCCTGCGGCAATTCGACGAAGAGTCGAACGCGGAAACGAGTCCCGAATCGTCAGGCTTCTTCGCGCGGGTGAAAGAATTTTTTGACGGCATCGGCGAATAG